The DNA sequence AGGTTCAAGTTTCCAACGTTGGTACTGTTTTACAAGTAGGTGACGGTACTGCCCGTATTTATGGTTTAGACCAAGCTATGGCGGGTGAATTATTAGAATTTGAAGATGGCACTGTCGGTATCGCTCTTAACCTCGAACAAGATAATGTTGGTGCGGTGTTAATGGGTGATGGTTTAGACATCCAAGAAGGTAGCAGTGTTAAAGCTACTGGTAAAATTGCTCAAATCCCCGTAGGGGATGCTTTAGTGGGTAGAGTTTTAGATGCTTTGGCTCGTCCCATTGATGGTAAAGGTGACATCGATACTTCCGAAACTCGTTTAATTGAATCTCCTGCTCCTGGTATTGTTGCTCGTAAGTCCGTTTGTGAACCTATGCAAACTGGTATTACTGCGATCGATGCTATGATTCCCGTAGGTAGAGGACAGCGTGAGTTAATTATCGGTGACAGACAAACTGGTAAAACTGCGATCGCTGTTGACACCATCATTAACCAACAATCCGAAGATGTAATTTGTGTTTACGTTGCTATTGGACAAAAGGCTTCCACCGTTGCTAACGTGGTTGATACCTTAAGAGAAAAAGGTGCGTTAGATTATACCATCGTTGTTGCCGCTAACGCTAACGATCCTGCTACCTTACAATATTTAGCACCCTACACAGGAGCTGCGATCGCTGAGTACTTTATGTACAAAGGAAAAGCAACCCTCGTAATTTACGATGACTTATCCAAACAAGCTCAGGCTTACCGTCAGATGTCCTTGTTATTACGTCGTCCTCCCGGACGTGAAGCGTATCCCGGTGACGTATTCTACTTGCACTCTCGCTTATTAGAAAGAGCGGCTAAACTTAATGATGAGTTAGGTGGTGGAAGTATGACTGCATTACCTATCATCGAAACCCAAGCAGGGGACGTATCCGCTTACATTCCTACCAACGTAATTTCTATTACTGACGGACAAATCTTCTTATCCTCCGACTTATTCAACGCAGGTTTCCGCCCTGCAATTAACGCTGGTATCTCCGTATCCCGTGTTGGTTCTGCGGCTCAAACCAAAGCAATGAAACAGGTTGCAGGTAAATTAAAATTAGAATTAGCACAGTTTGCTGAATTAGAGGCATTCTCTCAATTCGCTTCTGACTTAGACGCAGCCACCCAAGCACAACTCGCTCGTGGTCAACGTTTACGCCAGTTACTCAAACAGCCTCAAAACTCTCCTTTAGCGGTTTGGGAACAAGTAGCACAGGTTTACACTGGTATTAACGGTTTATTAGATGATATTGCCGTTGATAAAGTACAAGACTTTGTGACTAGCTTACGTAACTACATCAAGAACAGTAAGCCTAAATTCGTAGAAATCGTTTCTGCCGAGAAAAAATTAACCGATGAAGCAGAAGCCTTATTAAAAGAAGCAGTTGCTGAAGCTAAACAAGCATTTAACGCTTAATTAATTTCTTGTTTACAGGCAAAATGCCTGTGTTACGGGTTTTGATTGGTGGGCAATGCCCACCCTACTTGTACTCTGAACGGGTAAAAACTGAACTTTTGTAGGTTGGGTTAGCGGTAGCGTAACCCAACAACATGAAAAAGAGTTTATGTCGGGCTTAGAACCCCTACCCAATCTTAGGATAAATAAACAGTTTACAGTAAATTAACCCCGAACTCCTAACTCCGAACCCCGAACTCAAACAAATAGTTGTCAATTATCAACTGTTAACCTCAATATTAAGATTATGTCTAACTTAAAAGCAATTCGAGATCGGATTGATTCAGTAAAAAATACTAAGAAAATTACTGAAGCGATGCGATTGGTAGCGGCGGCAAAGGTAAGACGGGCGCAAGAACAAGTTACTGCTACTCGTCCTTTTGCTGATACCCTCGCTCAAGTTTTATACGGTTTACAAAATCGTCTCCGTTTTGAGGATGTGGACTTACCCTTACTCAAAGAAAGAGAAGTTAATACCGTTGCCCTCTTAGTCGTAACAGGCGATCGCGGCTTATGTGGTAGCTATAATGCTAGTGTAATTAAAAGAGCTGAACAAAGAGCGGCAGAACTAAAAAGTCAAGGTATCAACTATACTTATATTACTGTGGGTAGAAAAGCGGAACAGTATTTTAAACGCCGTGAAGAATCCATTAGTAGTACATTTTATGGTTTAGAGCAAATTCCTACTGCTCAAGACTCTCAGGCGATCGCAGATGAGTTAATTTCTTTATTTTTCTCCAATGTGGTAGATAGAGTTGAATTAATTTACACTCGCTTTGTGTCTTTAATTAGTTCTAAACCCGTCATTCAAACCCTTTTACCCTTGACTCCTCAAGGCTTAGAGGTGAAAGATGATGAAATATTCCGTTTAACTGTGCGTGGCGGTAATTTTCAGGTGGAAAGAGAATCTGTTACTACTCCTGTTGCAGATTTCCCCAGAGATATGATTTTTGAACAAGACCCCGTTCAAATTTTAGATTCTTTGTTACCCTTGTATATAAATAACCAGTTATTAAGAGCTTTACAAGAATCTGCCGCTAGTGAATTAGCCGCAAGAATGACAGCTATGAACAATGCTAGTGATAACGCTAGTGATTTAATGAAAACTCTAACATTATCTTATAACAAAGCTCGTCAGGCTTCTATTACTCAGCAAATTCTTGAGGTTGTGGCTGGTGCTAACTCTTTAGAATAATAATTATTCACTGAGGAATTAGGAATTAGGAATTAAAACAACTAATAAAAAAAGTTTCTCTTTAAACGATTTCGTTACCTCAATTCAAAGCAAAAAGAGTTGGGGATGAGTTTTTTTATTTTGAAATAGTCTTTTCACTACCGCAAATTTATAAAATCAAACTGATATTTCATCATACTTTACTTTTTATTTTTTGTTTTCAGCAAAGTATTTTCTTTGGCATTTTTAATTATGACTTATAAATGATGCAACCTGCTAAACATAATTTTCGGTTAGAAATCATCAGCAATCTTGAGGAAATAGAAGAAATAATAGCTTGGTTTGAAGAATGTCATCAAAGTCATATACCAGAAAAAATTTGGTTACAAGCTGAGACAGTTTTAATTGAAGGTTTTACAAATGTGGTACGTCATGCCCATGCAAATCAAGATACGGAAACCTTAATTAATTTAGAGCTAGAAATTGCCGGTGATTATTTACAAATCAAAATTTGGGATCAGGGAATATTTTTTGATTTGACTTCTGCCCTACATAATTTAGACCGGAAAATTCGCTCCAGTCAGATTGATTTATGGGAAAGAGAGTCTCAATGGGGCTTTATTTTTTTCCTAAAATTAAGAGATGAATTTGGTTGGAAGATTGATTATACTCAAGAATCAGATCAACGTAATTGTTTTAAGATTCAATCTCCTAAGTTTGATTAATTTCATACTATTCAAACTCACCTGAGTTCGGGATAAACAGGAAGATAAAATTAAACCGCCCCAGAATCTTTAGAAAAAATAACAATGATAGTCTTGAATATTAACTTTAAATCATACATTAGACTCCAGTTTTCTTGATAACGTAAATCAAGTTTAATCACGTCTTCAAAACTCTTAATTTTCGATCGCCCATTTACTTGCCATTCACCGCTTAACCCCGGACGCACATCCAATCTTTGCCAATTGGGAATTTCATACTTTTCTACTTCATCGGGAGTCGGAGGGCGAGTACCAACTAAACTCATTTCTCCTTTTACCACGTTCCAAAACTGAGGGAATTCATCTAAACTGGTTTTGCGTAAAAAGCGACCGACACGAGTAATACGAGGATCATTTTCATTTTTGAAGAATGCTCCTTGAGCCTCATTATCAATCTTGTCTTTTAGAGCTTCTGCATTAGTAACCATAGAGCGAAACTTCCAAATTTTAAATCTCTTACCCATCCAACCGCAACGGGTTTGACTAAATAAAATAGGACCTGGACTATCTAACTTAATTGCGATCGCAATAGGAATAAATAAAACCCCAACGAATGTTAAACCGATTAAACCACCAACAATATCCATTAAACGCTTAGTTTTCGATCGCACCGAAGGATGAGTTAAAGGAGGAGAATCTACTAATCGAGACTCAGAAATAGGTATGGTTGGCTCTGTATGACTAATAATTGGTAACACTTTTTCCATGCCAATCAGAGAAAACACTTCTGCTACTTGAGGATTAACACTCCATATTTGTAAAGTAATATTTTTTTCCTTGGCAGATTTCATCAAAGCAACTAAAGAACCAACTCCACTACTATCTATAATTTTAGTTTTGCCAAAATCTAAAATAATTTTTTTAACTCCTACTTTGTCCATCCATTGAGGATATTCTCTTTTAAATGCGATCGCTTCAACAACAGTTAGTTTATTGGGTATCTGTACTAATAAATTATTCTTAGAGACAACTATCGGCTCAAAATGACAGGAAGCCTTCAACTGGTTTTGAGCAGAAATATCATTGATAGATTCTTTTAAAGGATTAGAGATGAAACGAATCAAATCCCCTAAACTCCAAGCTACAGGAACATTAATTTTTTCCATAGCCATAGCTAACTCAATTTGACGCTCATCATGATATTCCCTAAATTTGTGAGAGCGAGGAACTAAAATATAAGGTTTATCATAGGCATCTAACAAAAAACATTCTTTGCCACAATCACTAATCACTAAACGAGCTTGACTAATTAATTCCTGAAACAGATCTTTTTTGAGCAAACGATAAACCTTTGCACCTTCTGGCAAAACTGTACAATTACCATATTGAACAACGATTTCCTCTTCAATCATTCCCGACTCCTGTAGAACCCTAATCCAGCACATAAGGCGATTGAAAGGCTGTTTTTCCGTACCAACAGTCACAAAAATCATCTATTTTTCACAGGAATAACTATAATGAACTGTATTAATTCCCTTTATTTTATAATAAGCTAATTCACCGAAAAAGTTTAGAAGTCTCAATTATTTCAGCAAATTTAACAATTTTTATCTTGTAAAATCAGAATTTTATTGTTATAATGATAAAAGTGTTAAATAAAAACCTGCGGGTGTAGTTTAGTGGTAAAACCTTAGCCTTCCAAGCTAATGATAGGGGTTCGATTCCCCTCACCCGCTTATTAGTTTCTAAAATTCTATAAGTATCCCATTAATTGGAATCTACAAGATTATTGTTTTTTCTAGCTTATCTTGTGAGAATTGACTATTTATGATGAAGAATTGATTTATTTTCTATACTTTTAGCAATTAGAGTTATGATCAATAAATAAGATTATTGCACAGGAGTGAATATTATAAATTTGCTTGAAAAGACAAATTATTTATTCCGAAGTGTCAACGGTAAAAATACCCTAATTTTCTGAATGAGATAATGACTAATAGGATTACACAAATTCGATGCGTTAACAAAAGATGTAAGAATCTAAATTCTCTTGAAGATACTTTTTGTCATAAGTGTGAAACCCCATTAGTTAAACGTTACTTAAAAATTGCGGGAAAGTTAAGCCGAGAATATAAAATAGGTGATTCGATCAGCGATCGCTTCTTAGTGTGTTATTCTGATATTGTCTTAGATACAAAACCCTATCTACTGCCTTATTCTCCTGAAAATCTCCCCCCAGAAGTTATACCTTATCTCAAATTATTTTCTCATCGTCTTCATTTGCCACAAATTTACGGCTTTATCAATCAAGAAAATCAGGGATGGTTATTAGAGTATAATAATATACCCTTAGATAGTCGGGGTAAATTGATTTATCCTCAATTATTTCCTTTGCTAGAAAAAAGTATTTGTCATGCCTCTCCTTTACGGCAAATTAACTGGTTATGGCAAATGATACAGTTATGGAAACCTTTAGCCAAACAAAAAGTTTTATCTAGTTTTTTTGATAGTAATAACCTGAGAGTTAATGGAGCAATTATTAAGGTTATTGATTTAAAATGTGATGAAGAATTAACACCTAATTTAAAAAACTTAGCAGACTTATGGCAGAGTTGGTTAAAAGATTTTGATCCTTTAATTAAAAACTTAATCGAAAAAATTATTTTATCTATTCAACAAAATCTAATTACAGATATTGATAAACTATTAGCAATATTAGATCAAATTATTTATCTATTAGGAAATAACTATTATCGTCGCAAATTTAGCTTAATTACTGCAACTGATGCAGGAAAAAAACGAGGTAATAATGAAGATTCTTGTTATCCCAATGTTGATGAGTTTAAAGAAACCTTAGGCGGAATCGATACTTTG is a window from the Cyanobacterium sp. Dongsha4 genome containing:
- the atpA gene encoding F0F1 ATP synthase subunit alpha, encoding MVAIRPDEISSIIRQQIESYDQQVQVSNVGTVLQVGDGTARIYGLDQAMAGELLEFEDGTVGIALNLEQDNVGAVLMGDGLDIQEGSSVKATGKIAQIPVGDALVGRVLDALARPIDGKGDIDTSETRLIESPAPGIVARKSVCEPMQTGITAIDAMIPVGRGQRELIIGDRQTGKTAIAVDTIINQQSEDVICVYVAIGQKASTVANVVDTLREKGALDYTIVVAANANDPATLQYLAPYTGAAIAEYFMYKGKATLVIYDDLSKQAQAYRQMSLLLRRPPGREAYPGDVFYLHSRLLERAAKLNDELGGGSMTALPIIETQAGDVSAYIPTNVISITDGQIFLSSDLFNAGFRPAINAGISVSRVGSAAQTKAMKQVAGKLKLELAQFAELEAFSQFASDLDAATQAQLARGQRLRQLLKQPQNSPLAVWEQVAQVYTGINGLLDDIAVDKVQDFVTSLRNYIKNSKPKFVEIVSAEKKLTDEAEALLKEAVAEAKQAFNA
- a CDS encoding sugar transferase, which codes for MKASCHFEPIVVSKNNLLVQIPNKLTVVEAIAFKREYPQWMDKVGVKKIILDFGKTKIIDSSGVGSLVALMKSAKEKNITLQIWSVNPQVAEVFSLIGMEKVLPIISHTEPTIPISESRLVDSPPLTHPSVRSKTKRLMDIVGGLIGLTFVGVLFIPIAIAIKLDSPGPILFSQTRCGWMGKRFKIWKFRSMVTNAEALKDKIDNEAQGAFFKNENDPRITRVGRFLRKTSLDEFPQFWNVVKGEMSLVGTRPPTPDEVEKYEIPNWQRLDVRPGLSGEWQVNGRSKIKSFEDVIKLDLRYQENWSLMYDLKLIFKTIIVIFSKDSGAV
- a CDS encoding F0F1 ATP synthase subunit gamma, whose amino-acid sequence is MSNLKAIRDRIDSVKNTKKITEAMRLVAAAKVRRAQEQVTATRPFADTLAQVLYGLQNRLRFEDVDLPLLKEREVNTVALLVVTGDRGLCGSYNASVIKRAEQRAAELKSQGINYTYITVGRKAEQYFKRREESISSTFYGLEQIPTAQDSQAIADELISLFFSNVVDRVELIYTRFVSLISSKPVIQTLLPLTPQGLEVKDDEIFRLTVRGGNFQVERESVTTPVADFPRDMIFEQDPVQILDSLLPLYINNQLLRALQESAASELAARMTAMNNASDNASDLMKTLTLSYNKARQASITQQILEVVAGANSLE
- a CDS encoding ATP-binding protein, whose product is MMQPAKHNFRLEIISNLEEIEEIIAWFEECHQSHIPEKIWLQAETVLIEGFTNVVRHAHANQDTETLINLELEIAGDYLQIKIWDQGIFFDLTSALHNLDRKIRSSQIDLWERESQWGFIFFLKLRDEFGWKIDYTQESDQRNCFKIQSPKFD